Proteins encoded together in one Eubalaena glacialis isolate mEubGla1 chromosome 7, mEubGla1.1.hap2.+ XY, whole genome shotgun sequence window:
- the LOC133095227 gene encoding signal recognition particle 14 kDa protein-like, producing the protein MVLLESEQFLTELTSLFQKCRLSGSVLIILKKYDGRTKPIPRKGSVEGFEPSDNKCLLRATDGKKKISAVVSSKEVNKFQMAYSNLLRANMDGLEKRDKKSKRKKSKAAR; encoded by the coding sequence ATGGTGCTGCTGGAGAGTGAGCAGTTCCTGACAGAGCTGACCAGCCTCTTCCAGAAGTGCCGGTTGTCAGGCAGCGTGCTCATCATCCTGAAGAAGTATGATGGTCGAACTAAACCCATTCCAAGGAAGGGTTCTGTGGAGGGCTTTGAGCCCTCAGACAACAAGTGTCTGTTAAGAGCTACCGATGGGAAAAAGAAGATCAGCGCTGTGGTGAGCTCCAAAGAAGTGAATAAGTTTCAGATGGCTTATTCAAACCTATTGAGAGCTAACATGGATGGGCTGGAGAAGAGGGACAAAAAGAGCAAGAGGAAGAAGAGCAAAGCAGCACGGTGA